Proteins from one Patescibacteria group bacterium genomic window:
- a CDS encoding VCBS repeat-containing protein, which translates to MTSMRKINKSRLVILFLMFSLVFSSVAPSLAQAREILTPVEVVPVEDSKETGIPVVEILPLPVEEYPINDKPVDIEPIIDEPVLSPEERLETLLEDPPADITYLDKDEKKLANKKLNIDVDNNTGALIYNYPIQIPSGRNNFQTDISLTYNSQDKETHNLFGLGWSVNIPSIEVSTKRGVYYMYSNYDYISSMSGELVPVGAVTPYGNYGARVENGDYLQYEFSSITNAWTATDKQGIVYKFGSSLSSRQDNPEGPSMIYKWMLEEVRDTNDNYIRYEYYKDQGQIYPAKIFYTGHGSTDGIFEIDFIRESRLDDLESYDSRFLVKNNYRISEIQIKVNGSWVKKYNFNYTVGENGSLSILDNIVESGRDETSGQVITLPSDDMSYSQDLESWQGGIDWNFPVGFISDNGYQSFDLGVRMADINGDGLTDIVKGYRDIKEIYINHYPDWSTSTTYSLPDSFISGDNFDDGLRLADVNGDNLVDLIKAVYLQDEVREIRAVYINNGTNWVLDPSWIFPLNFVRHDDSGAGIRSFDLGTRMADINGDGLVDVVLGSNIETNKIYINNGHGWDLETNYTLPTYFVDSDQDAGTRFMDVNSDGLIDIVRGVNAYGAGGGNQHNEVYINNGHGWELNLNYSLPTYFVNFDGSWYTDYGTRLSDINGDGLIDILRDIYPDTSEVYINTGQGWHLNNNYYILSHFLGGSFMIDQGVRLFDINGDGQDDFIRAKEAYPRYVHVSLANKENLETVNNSRGSQINLEYQSATQYIDSPDNLPNPDLPFNIETVKNIVIDDGLGGIATTTYSYSGGDYYYADPYDKKFAGFAEVEKTIGNQKTTTYYHQGNVSDSSQGEYQDSYYKIGKPYRQEIYDNNTNGLLNQNIYKWEETDLGHNNKFVYNSQKASTDFTQSIQSTAVQNEYDFSTGNLLTEHSLGQVQVDTATGEILDQVIGDEKDTNYDYAQNTTKHILAAPKTKIISNTSDSKEQNLYYDNLPLGQIEKVNLTKEDYIEQGVEINRNFNSYGLVSEEISPEGDSTAIVYDSLNLYPSEITNVFNQTTYTEYNLLNGQLATSTAPNGMLTINSFDAFGRLVEVKISDPDNPTTTFIKQEIEYQDPFVFFRYSDDTGWLSPTQTGKYYNQFYNPSNAYASDDIYTTARDFGNGGSSRFQSYEGFNINLPAASEIIGFEVMSEHLVDNTTDVDESIRYYSASNGVWSDPRFLSVSTIDHVDTVGGSDDIWALNPVSSDFINDNFSVNYSGSRLDGGDTTWFLDDIKIKVYYGVNTEIGYKETKDYFDATSYIISREYYDGLYRVVQKKSQTATANQYATVDISYDSQGRVDRQSLPYITSTLEYTTANLSQPAKTYTYDALDRVLSEATPTGVTSYEYDGFKTTITDPNGNIKELTKDAYGNLVEVKEHNDSNIYTTSYDYTLTNKLEKITDSQGNIRNFHYDALDNLDWQDMVHLSSVADPEKIQYTHDKNGNVLTETSFKGDAISYEYDSLNRVLYEKLDNSPVISYAYDQNGDIGQLSFVDYGGGNSKAYDYDILGRLTTATTTIENEVFVMKYDYNLNGDIKEIQYPNAWKVAYSFDSIGQVNGVSLDKGQGPMSIVNNIVYNQNGQMTHLERANGVVSDYTYDPQQNFRLTDLISTQGATTLQDISYTYDNIGNITNITDSSDTDLAKSVDYEYDDFYRLASSTVSYVTHPADNYSREYQYDQVGNMTYNSELGTMNYAFDNPHQLSSYGSRNFSYDDAGNMYLNGGISKFSWDWRNRLKNSYDIATTKNSYYQYDHNNQRFLKYTEDYVFIPPDLEDPPIVGMMSLSMDTSGGTYELRRVKEDKYVDKYFEKDLSDNEKSHLFLGSTRVASLKNNDNPYYYISDHLSSNNIITDNSGNTLELSDYEPYGKINYETGSSENNFKFTGKEIDEENALQYFGARYMDNQTGRFTTVDPATLILHDGQKLKEITRGDLERLLANPQNLNSYAYALNNPVIMKDDTGEFAFLAVVAVAWIAAEVGFSAWDAYDAGNAWFGEDTSSKEKTSSGGFLLVGLALPGGGYGHIDEGVDVLKTVDKTIGKSIDNAVNKIGNTVSDHLTKMDYAGFIRDLSKAPVWSNNLGRNFDHYDEVMSAYKGLQNNVSKLTRYLDNYNLDKKTVDSVNKAIDTAKSHIDRIDNILKSH; encoded by the coding sequence ATGACAAGCATGAGAAAAATTAATAAATCCAGACTAGTAATATTATTTTTGATGTTTAGTCTGGTTTTTTCTAGTGTAGCGCCAAGTTTGGCACAGGCTAGAGAAATACTCACTCCAGTGGAAGTAGTGCCAGTAGAAGATTCAAAAGAAACAGGTATTCCTGTGGTGGAGATTTTGCCTTTGCCAGTAGAGGAATATCCTATTAATGATAAGCCTGTAGATATTGAGCCAATTATTGATGAGCCGGTTTTGTCACCAGAAGAGCGACTGGAAACACTTTTAGAAGATCCGCCAGCCGATATAACTTATTTGGATAAAGATGAGAAAAAACTGGCTAATAAGAAATTAAATATAGATGTTGATAATAATACAGGTGCTTTAATTTATAATTATCCTATTCAAATTCCTTCAGGCCGTAATAATTTTCAGACAGATATCAGTTTAACTTATAATAGCCAAGATAAAGAGACACATAATTTATTTGGTTTAGGATGGTCGGTAAACATTCCCAGTATAGAGGTAAGCACTAAACGGGGCGTTTATTATATGTATAGTAATTACGATTATATCTCATCTATGAGTGGTGAGTTGGTGCCGGTGGGCGCTGTCACTCCGTATGGTAATTATGGCGCTCGGGTTGAAAACGGCGACTATTTACAATATGAATTTTCTAGTATTACTAATGCTTGGACAGCGACCGATAAACAGGGGATAGTTTATAAATTTGGATCCAGCTTATCTAGTCGTCAGGATAACCCTGAAGGACCGAGTATGATATATAAATGGATGCTAGAAGAGGTAAGAGATACAAATGACAATTATATTCGCTATGAATATTATAAGGATCAGGGGCAGATTTATCCAGCCAAGATATTTTATACAGGGCACGGTAGCACCGATGGGATTTTCGAAATAGATTTTATCAGAGAGTCTCGTCTAGATGATTTGGAATCTTATGATAGTAGGTTTTTGGTCAAGAATAATTATCGTATTTCTGAAATACAAATAAAAGTGAATGGCTCTTGGGTCAAAAAATATAATTTTAATTATACAGTTGGGGAAAATGGGTCTTTATCAATTTTGGACAACATTGTGGAAAGTGGTAGAGATGAAACAAGTGGACAAGTGATAACATTACCCAGTGATGATATGAGTTATAGCCAGGATTTAGAAAGTTGGCAAGGTGGAATAGATTGGAATTTTCCAGTTGGTTTTATTAGTGACAATGGCTATCAGTCTTTTGATCTGGGCGTACGCATGGCTGATATCAATGGCGATGGATTGACCGATATAGTCAAAGGTTATAGAGATATAAAAGAAATTTATATTAATCATTACCCCGATTGGAGTACTAGTACCACTTATTCATTGCCAGATTCTTTTATTTCGGGGGACAATTTTGATGATGGTTTGAGATTGGCCGATGTGAATGGGGATAATTTAGTGGACTTGATAAAAGCTGTATATCTTCAGGACGAAGTTAGAGAAATCAGAGCGGTCTATATCAATAATGGTACAAACTGGGTTTTGGATCCTTCTTGGATTTTTCCTTTGAATTTTGTCAGGCATGATGATTCGGGTGCGGGTATAAGAAGTTTTGATTTGGGTACGCGTATGGCCGATATCAATGGTGACGGTTTGGTTGATGTGGTATTGGGTTCAAATATAGAAACAAACAAAATTTATATTAATAATGGACATGGTTGGGATTTGGAAACAAATTATACTTTACCTACTTATTTTGTAGATTCGGATCAGGACGCGGGCACTCGTTTTATGGATGTTAATAGTGATGGTTTGATAGACATTGTCAGAGGAGTGAATGCTTATGGTGCAGGAGGTGGAAATCAACATAATGAAGTTTATATTAATAATGGGCATGGTTGGGAACTGAATTTAAATTATAGTCTGCCCACTTATTTTGTAAATTTTGATGGTAGTTGGTATACAGATTATGGTACTAGATTATCAGATATCAATGGGGATGGTTTGATTGACATTCTTCGTGATATATATCCTGATACTTCCGAGGTTTATATTAATACGGGTCAAGGTTGGCATTTAAATAATAATTATTACATATTGAGTCATTTTTTAGGAGGGTCATTTATGATAGACCAAGGGGTTAGACTTTTTGATATCAATGGTGACGGGCAAGATGATTTTATAAGAGCTAAAGAGGCTTATCCCAGATATGTTCATGTAAGTTTAGCAAATAAAGAAAATTTAGAAACAGTTAATAATTCTCGTGGCAGTCAAATTAATTTGGAATATCAGTCAGCTACTCAATATATAGACAGCCCAGACAATCTACCTAATCCCGACTTACCATTTAATATAGAGACAGTCAAAAATATTGTTATAGACGATGGTTTGGGAGGTATTGCCACTACTACCTATAGCTATAGTGGGGGAGACTACTATTATGCTGATCCATATGATAAAAAGTTTGCTGGCTTTGCAGAAGTAGAAAAAACAATTGGTAATCAGAAAACCACCACTTACTATCACCAAGGTAATGTTAGTGATTCTAGTCAAGGAGAATATCAAGATAGCTACTATAAGATTGGTAAGCCATATCGCCAAGAAATATATGATAATAATACCAATGGATTATTGAATCAGAATATTTACAAATGGGAAGAAACCGACTTAGGGCATAATAATAAATTTGTATATAATTCTCAGAAGGCGTCTACTGATTTTACGCAAAGCATTCAATCAACAGCTGTGCAAAATGAATATGATTTTAGCACGGGAAATTTACTTACTGAGCATAGTTTGGGTCAAGTGCAGGTAGATACTGCAACTGGTGAAATTTTGGATCAAGTAATTGGCGATGAAAAAGACACAAATTATGATTACGCCCAAAATACAACCAAACATATTTTAGCAGCTCCAAAAACTAAAATTATATCGAACACTTCTGATAGTAAGGAACAAAATCTATACTATGATAATTTACCATTAGGTCAAATAGAAAAAGTCAATTTGACTAAAGAGGACTATATAGAACAAGGCGTAGAAATAAATAGAAATTTTAACAGTTATGGCTTGGTGTCTGAAGAAATTAGTCCAGAGGGTGATTCTACTGCTATTGTTTATGATAGCTTAAATCTTTACCCATCAGAAATTACCAACGTCTTTAATCAAACTACCTATACGGAATACAATTTGCTTAATGGGCAACTTGCCACCTCCACTGCACCTAATGGAATGCTGACGATTAATAGTTTTGACGCTTTTGGTCGGCTGGTAGAGGTAAAAATTTCGGACCCAGATAATCCCACTACAACATTTATTAAACAAGAAATTGAATACCAAGATCCTTTTGTATTTTTTAGATATAGTGACGATACAGGCTGGTTGTCTCCAACACAAACCGGAAAATACTATAATCAATTTTATAATCCAAGTAATGCTTATGCTAGTGACGATATTTATACTACAGCCAGAGATTTTGGTAATGGTGGTTCATCAAGATTTCAATCATACGAAGGATTTAATATAAATCTTCCAGCTGCCTCTGAAATAATTGGCTTTGAAGTAATGAGTGAACATTTAGTAGATAATACTACCGATGTTGATGAATCTATAAGGTACTATTCTGCTAGTAATGGGGTTTGGTCAGATCCCCGATTTTTATCAGTTTCTACTATTGATCATGTAGATACAGTGGGAGGTTCCGATGATATTTGGGCATTAAACCCCGTAAGCTCTGATTTTATTAATGATAATTTTTCAGTAAATTATTCTGGTTCTCGGCTTGATGGTGGGGATACTACTTGGTTTTTAGATGATATAAAAATTAAGGTTTATTATGGTGTAAATACTGAGATAGGCTACAAAGAAACCAAAGACTATTTTGATGCCACTAGCTACATCATTTCTCGTGAATACTACGATGGCCTATATAGAGTAGTGCAAAAGAAATCTCAAACTGCTACTGCCAATCAGTATGCTACAGTAGATATCAGCTATGATTCTCAGGGTAGAGTAGATAGGCAGTCATTGCCATATATTACTTCTACTTTGGAATATACAACAGCAAATCTTAGTCAACCAGCCAAGACCTATACCTATGATGCCTTAGATAGAGTATTGTCAGAAGCTACTCCAACTGGCGTGACCAGTTATGAATATGATGGCTTCAAGACTACTATCACTGATCCAAACGGCAATATCAAAGAGCTAACCAAAGACGCCTACGGCAATTTGGTGGAAGTCAAAGAGCATAATGATTCTAATATATATACCACTAGTTATGACTATACTTTGACCAACAAATTGGAAAAAATCACTGACAGTCAGGGTAATATTAGAAATTTCCACTACGACGCCTTAGACAATCTAGACTGGCAGGATATGGTGCATTTATCATCAGTAGCCGATCCTGAGAAAATACAGTACACTCATGACAAAAATGGCAATGTGCTGACTGAGACTAGCTTCAAGGGAGACGCTATTTCCTATGAGTATGATAGTTTAAATAGAGTGTTGTATGAAAAATTAGATAATAGTCCAGTTATTAGTTATGCCTACGATCAAAATGGTGACATTGGTCAGCTGTCTTTTGTAGATTATGGTGGAGGTAATTCCAAGGCCTATGACTATGATATACTAGGACGACTTACCACAGCTACCACAACTATTGAAAATGAAGTCTTTGTCATGAAATATGACTACAATTTAAATGGTGACATCAAAGAAATACAATATCCAAATGCTTGGAAAGTAGCTTATAGTTTTGATTCCATTGGCCAAGTAAATGGTGTGTCTCTTGATAAAGGTCAGGGTCCAATGAGTATAGTAAATAATATTGTTTACAACCAAAATGGCCAGATGACTCATCTGGAGCGCGCCAATGGCGTAGTTAGTGATTATACTTATGATCCTCAGCAAAATTTCCGTTTAACTGATTTGATTAGCACTCAAGGTGCTACAACTTTGCAAGACATATCATATACTTATGACAATATCGGTAATATCACAAATATCACTGACAGCTCTGACACTGACTTGGCCAAGAGCGTGGATTATGAATACGATGACTTCTACAGACTGGCATCGAGTACAGTCAGCTATGTCACTCATCCGGCTGACAATTATTCACGAGAGTATCAGTATGATCAGGTAGGCAATATGACCTACAACTCAGAACTAGGTACAATGAATTATGCCTTTGACAATCCACACCAGTTGTCCAGCTATGGTAGTCGCAATTTTAGTTATGACGACGCTGGTAATATGTATTTAAATGGTGGTATTAGCAAATTTTCTTGGGACTGGAGAAATAGACTCAAAAACAGCTATGACATTGCTACCACCAAAAATAGCTATTATCAATATGACCACAACAATCAGCGCTTCTTGAAATACACTGAAGATTATGTATTTATTCCTCCAGATTTGGAAGATCCACCAATTGTGGGAATGATGTCTTTATCTATGGACACTAGTGGAGGTACTTATGAACTCAGACGTGTCAAAGAAGATAAGTATGTAGATAAGTATTTTGAAAAAGACTTGTCTGATAATGAAAAAAGCCACCTATTCCTAGGTAGTACCAGAGTGGCTAGTTTAAAAAATAATGATAATCCATATTATTATATATCTGATCATCTAAGCTCCAATAATATTATTACTGACAATTCGGGCAATACCCTTGAATTGAGTGATTATGAGCCTTATGGTAAAATAAACTATGAAACAGGTTCTTCAGAAAACAACTTCAAATTTACCGGCAAGGAAATTGATGAAGAAAATGCCTTGCAATACTTTGGGGCGAGGTATATGGATAACCAGACTGGACGATTTACGACGGTGGATCCGGCTACTCTTATACTTCACGATGGTCAGAAGTTGAAAGAGATTACCAGAGGTGATCTAGAGAGATTGTTGGCTAATCCGCAGAACCTTAATAGCTATGCATATGCGTTGAATAATCCAGTGATAATGAAGGATGATACTGGTGAGTTTGCATTTTTGGCTGTAGTCGCCGTTGCTTGGATTGCTGCTGAAGTAGGTTTTAGTGCGTGGGATGCTTATGATGCTGGTAATGCGTGGTTTGGTGAGGATACTAGTTCAAAAGAAAAGACATCATCTGGTGGATTCCTACTAGTAGGGTTGGCATTACCTGGTGGTGGGTATGGGCACATTGATGAAGGTGTTGATGTATTAAAAACGGTCGATAAAACAATTGGCAAATCAATTGATAACGCTGTAAATAAAATTGGTAATACAGTGTCAGATCATCTTACTAAAATGGATTATGCAGGCTTTATAAGAGATCTGAGTAAGGCACCAGTTTGGAGCAATAATTTAGGCAGGAATTTTGACCATTATGATGAAGTTATGTCCGCCTATAAAGGTTTGCAAAATAATGTATCAAAGCTTACAAGATATTTAGATAATTATAATTTAGATAAGAAAACAGTCGACAGCGTTAACAAAGCTATTGATACAGCTAAAAGTCACATAGACAGAATAGATAATATATTAAAATCACATTAG
- a CDS encoding phosphoglycerate kinase, which yields MKLRNLEQIRTLEGKRVLLRLDLNVPLKGDQVDPSGDWRLDRSLPTINYLIKHKAKIIIVAHLGRPDGQRQEKFSLLPVAKSLSKKLGQKIEFWADDFRDYVKDSQSMEFSQIAMLENIRFEPREKKNCKRLAKDLSKLADIYVNDAFGNLHRQDSSMHAITEYLPAYAGFLIIDEIKHLSQILDAKDGVVIMFGGAKISTKIKLIKKLSVKADKILLGGALANTMIKASGYSVGKSLVDDKSLASAKTLLKNNIHLPIDVNVATSLKVKKYQTKTIDNIPKNAMILDIGPATIKEYESILKSAKLVVWNGPFGYFENKNFVQGSREIMKYLAKLPAKVIIGGGETVELAKELGFDKKFDFISTGGGAMLTYLGGSKMPSLDRLKIR from the coding sequence ATGAAGCTTAGAAATCTCGAGCAAATAAGGACTTTAGAAGGAAAACGGGTTTTATTACGCCTAGACCTTAATGTCCCTCTCAAAGGTGATCAAGTAGACCCGTCTGGGGACTGGCGTTTGGATCGATCTTTGCCAACTATCAATTATCTTATCAAACATAAGGCCAAGATAATTATCGTGGCTCATTTGGGTCGGCCAGATGGTCAAAGGCAAGAAAAATTTTCGCTTTTGCCAGTAGCCAAATCTTTATCCAAAAAGTTGGGGCAAAAAATAGAATTTTGGGCTGATGATTTTCGTGATTATGTAAAAGACAGTCAGTCTATGGAGTTTTCTCAGATAGCTATGCTGGAAAATATCCGTTTTGAGCCTCGGGAAAAGAAAAATTGCAAGCGCTTGGCCAAAGATCTGAGTAAATTGGCTGATATTTATGTCAATGATGCTTTTGGCAATTTACACAGGCAGGATTCTTCAATGCACGCTATTACTGAATATTTGCCAGCTTATGCCGGATTTTTGATCATAGACGAGATAAAACACCTTTCTCAGATACTGGACGCCAAAGATGGTGTGGTCATTATGTTTGGTGGCGCCAAGATTTCTACCAAGATAAAGCTTATCAAAAAACTATCAGTCAAAGCTGATAAAATACTCCTAGGTGGAGCGTTAGCCAATACAATGATCAAAGCTTCTGGATACAGTGTGGGCAAGTCTTTGGTGGATGACAAGTCACTAGCCAGCGCCAAGACACTTTTGAAAAATAATATCCACTTGCCCATTGATGTCAATGTCGCCACCAGCCTAAAAGTAAAAAAGTATCAAACCAAAACAATTGATAATATTCCCAAAAATGCCATGATTTTGGATATTGGTCCGGCTACAATCAAGGAATATGAAAGTATTTTAAAGTCAGCCAAACTGGTTGTTTGGAATGGACCTTTTGGATATTTTGAGAACAAAAATTTTGTACAGGGTTCTCGGGAGATTATGAAGTATCTGGCCAAACTGCCAGCCAAAGTCATTATCGGTGGTGGTGAGACAGTAGAACTGGCCAAAGAGCTTGGTTTTGACAAAAAATTTGATTTTATTTCTACGGGCGGTGGAGCAATGCTCACATACTTGGGGGGTAGTAAGATGCCGTCGTTAGATAGATTGAAAATAAGGTAA
- the eno gene encoding phosphopyruvate hydratase — protein MPDKIKKISAIEILDSRGNPTLETTVELSSGISATAAVPSGASTGRFEAHELRDGDKVRYGGQGVLKAVNNVNTILNKELTGLLVNEQSKLDRLMIELDGTKNKSKLGANAILSVSLALAHAAAKFNNVQLYEYIRQIYNPRLRSYILPTPVVNVINGGAHASTNINIQEFWIVPVKAATFAEKLRQASEIFHKLGTLLDGIGLDTDLGNEGGYAPNVNSHRQVFELLMQSIESSGYQPDKDILLGVDAGASEFYDDQQKKYILDLEKAKFSSDEMIDFYLDLMEVYPLRFLEDPLDQEDWSSWADFTGDGFIQSQDVCLIGDDLFVTNKARLKKGVEMKVANTILIKPNQIGTLTETLDTIRYARENNYKLIVSHRSGETSDTTIADLAVAVNSDYIKTGSTARGERTAKYNRLLNIEQKIK, from the coding sequence ATGCCGGATAAAATAAAAAAAATTAGCGCTATAGAAATTCTTGATTCCCGCGGCAATCCAACTCTAGAGACTACAGTTGAATTATCAAGTGGTATATCAGCTACGGCGGCGGTGCCTTCGGGAGCATCGACTGGTCGCTTTGAAGCTCATGAGCTCCGAGATGGTGACAAGGTAAGATACGGCGGCCAAGGAGTGCTCAAGGCAGTAAACAATGTAAATACCATTTTAAATAAAGAATTAACTGGTTTATTAGTCAATGAGCAAAGCAAACTAGATAGATTAATGATTGAGCTTGATGGCACCAAAAATAAAAGCAAGCTCGGCGCCAATGCTATATTATCAGTTTCTTTGGCTTTGGCTCATGCGGCGGCCAAGTTCAACAATGTCCAGCTTTATGAATATATTAGACAGATTTATAATCCGCGACTTAGATCTTATATTTTACCGACTCCAGTGGTCAATGTCATAAACGGTGGAGCTCATGCTTCTACCAATATCAATATTCAGGAGTTTTGGATAGTGCCCGTCAAGGCAGCGACTTTTGCCGAAAAATTGCGTCAAGCCAGTGAGATATTTCATAAACTAGGTACTTTATTGGACGGGATAGGTCTAGATACTGATTTGGGCAATGAAGGTGGCTATGCACCAAATGTCAACTCACACCGTCAGGTTTTTGAGCTTTTGATGCAGTCAATTGAGAGTAGTGGTTATCAGCCTGATAAAGATATACTTTTGGGTGTTGATGCTGGAGCTTCTGAGTTTTATGATGACCAGCAAAAAAAATATATTTTGGACTTGGAGAAGGCCAAATTTAGTAGTGATGAGATGATAGATTTTTATCTGGATCTGATGGAAGTATATCCACTTCGTTTTTTGGAAGACCCACTTGATCAGGAGGACTGGTCATCTTGGGCGGATTTTACAGGCGATGGTTTTATCCAATCTCAAGATGTCTGTCTGATTGGTGATGATTTGTTTGTGACCAACAAGGCTAGACTCAAAAAAGGTGTAGAAATGAAAGTGGCCAATACAATCCTAATCAAGCCAAATCAAATTGGCACCTTGACCGAGACATTGGACACTATCCGTTACGCACGAGAAAATAATTATAAACTAATAGTTTCTCATCGTAGTGGAGAAACTAGCGACACGACAATTGCCGATTTGGCAGTAGCTGTCAATTCCGATTATATCAAGACTGGTTCTACTGCCAGAGGTGAGAGGACAGCCAAATATAATAGATTATTAAATATAGAACAAAAAATTAAATAA